In the genome of Bacillus sp. S3, one region contains:
- a CDS encoding TIR domain-containing protein: MTQIKPRLFIGSARESADYVDAIHEALTHVAEVTPWTAGAFRPLEYNMESLERQLDENDFAVFVFSPDDVVNIRGTITFTTRDNTLFEMGLFWGRLRRGRVFYIIPSVTPESEEAKGFRLPSDLDGLTVLRYEMRGDHNHDAAVNLACRAIKRKIRELGVFQDPAKRLAEAQANMDKDYALIRILRTLSKRLLADPAKKFEYLQEAVRNAYQAPYSYYVEGIGVWQAEGIEGLKQVAGNDGQGKFYPFDVNENRRKSDRIIVMDCFLQSNELVFQKSSTAFDNTYVLCYPIGNQLVLTVEITGRKTLSQEEIDHIFLANYNLLSTINNIFGGASL, translated from the coding sequence ATGACCCAAATCAAGCCAAGATTATTTATTGGTTCTGCCAGAGAATCCGCTGACTATGTTGATGCCATTCATGAAGCACTTACACATGTTGCTGAGGTGACCCCTTGGACAGCAGGTGCATTTCGCCCACTCGAATATAATATGGAAAGTCTTGAACGACAATTAGATGAAAATGATTTTGCTGTATTTGTATTCTCACCGGATGATGTTGTAAATATACGAGGTACCATTACATTTACAACAAGAGACAATACTCTGTTTGAGATGGGGCTATTCTGGGGAAGGTTAAGAAGAGGACGAGTATTTTATATCATTCCCAGTGTCACGCCTGAAAGTGAGGAAGCCAAAGGTTTTCGTTTACCTTCCGATTTAGACGGACTTACCGTATTAAGGTATGAAATGCGTGGAGATCATAATCACGATGCGGCTGTAAATTTAGCTTGCAGGGCGATAAAAAGAAAAATTAGAGAGTTGGGCGTCTTTCAGGATCCGGCAAAGCGTTTAGCTGAAGCACAAGCAAACATGGACAAGGACTATGCCCTCATTCGCATACTCCGAACCTTATCAAAACGACTCTTGGCAGACCCGGCTAAGAAGTTTGAATATCTCCAAGAAGCGGTCAGGAACGCTTATCAAGCGCCCTATTCTTATTACGTGGAAGGAATCGGGGTTTGGCAAGCGGAGGGGATTGAAGGTCTGAAACAAGTAGCCGGAAACGATGGCCAAGGAAAGTTTTACCCGTTTGACGTGAATGAAAACAGGCGAAAATCAGATAGAATCATCGTGATGGATTGTTTTTTGCAAAGCAACGAGCTGGTTTTTCAAAAGAGTAGTACAGCCTTTGATAATACGTATGTTTTATGCTATCCTATAGGGAACCAATTGGTTTTGACGGTGGAAATAACGGGAAGAAAGACATTAAGTCAAGAAGAGATTGACCATATCTTTCTTGCTAATTACAACCTGTTAAGCACGATTAATAATATCTTTGGAGGTGCATCTTTATGA
- a CDS encoding YnfA family protein, with protein MFKAIVLFILAGIAEIGGGYLIWLWLREGKPSYWGLFGGLTLALYGVIATFQAFPSFGRVYAAYGGVFIFLSVLWGWGIDKKTPDLYDWVGAGICLVGVTVMLFAPRH; from the coding sequence ATTTTTAAAGCAATTGTTTTGTTTATACTTGCAGGAATAGCCGAAATTGGCGGCGGCTATCTCATTTGGTTATGGTTAAGAGAAGGAAAGCCATCTTATTGGGGTCTCTTTGGAGGACTAACATTAGCATTATACGGTGTTATTGCTACCTTCCAAGCGTTTCCATCATTCGGCAGAGTTTATGCCGCCTATGGAGGGGTATTTATCTTTCTATCTGTTTTATGGGGCTGGGGAATAGATAAAAAAACTCCAGATTTATATGATTGGGTCGGTGCAGGGATCTGTTTAGTCGGTGTGACAGTGATGTTATTCGCACCGCGTCACTGA
- a CDS encoding 5'-nucleotidase C-terminal domain-containing protein, translating to MKAEKVGESKTTLVSAYPSATTGDFALGNLIADGMKAEMNADFAMMNGGGVPANLNEGLVTFGDLFNIQPFGNVLNKVKLSGADLETVLNNQISESTAPDGTKSYRLDFHVAGFKYTWDGNTGKVVDIFLPDGQRIDRNKEYTVVVNNYMYGNAKYGIQDLATDLEVGPEDLQGTLNYVKTLPTPFEYKAENRIKQLVPLAIAQ from the coding sequence ATTAAAGCCGAAAAAGTTGGGGAGTCTAAAACAACATTAGTTAGTGCATACCCAAGTGCTACAACAGGTGATTTTGCACTGGGCAACTTGATTGCAGATGGAATGAAAGCCGAAATGAATGCCGATTTTGCCATGATGAATGGCGGCGGTGTCCCGGCCAATCTTAATGAAGGCCTTGTAACCTTCGGTGACCTTTTCAACATCCAGCCTTTTGGTAATGTATTAAATAAAGTGAAACTTAGCGGGGCAGATTTGGAAACGGTGTTAAATAACCAAATTTCAGAATCTACTGCACCAGATGGAACCAAATCATATCGTCTCGACTTCCATGTTGCCGGTTTTAAATACACATGGGATGGAAATACAGGCAAAGTCGTAGATATCTTCTTGCCAGATGGCCAGAGGATTGATAGGAACAAAGAATACACGGTTGTAGTAAACAACTATATGTACGGAAATGCAAAATACGGTATTCAAGATCTTGCAACCGATTTGGAAGTGGGTCCTGAGGATTTACAGGGGACTTTAAACTATGTAAAAACACTTCCGACACCATTCGAATATAAAGCTGAAAACCGGATTAAACAATTAGTACCATTAGCAATAGCTCAATAA
- a CDS encoding ABC transporter ATP-binding protein encodes MKKPVIQFENYSFQYRSQTEPTLHGVNLTIYEGEKVLIVGLSGSGKSTLGHCLNGLVPFSYKGKVSGTLNISGENVQKLDIFSLSKKVGTVLQDPDGQFIGLTVAEDIAFALENDAAPQTQMIDKVAEISKMVEMEGYLDSSLHHLSGGQKQRVSLAGVMVDDVEILLFDEPLANLDPATGKYAIELIDRIHEETNKTVVIIEHRLEDVLHRPVDRIIVIDDGRIISDIPPDELLASPILEQCFIREPLYVKAAKYAGCTITPEMRPAHPDTFAVESCKDQFIDWFTNAEHPDPQVKKEPVLELKEIHFGYTPGQRTIQDLSFSIAKGEMVSIVGKNGAGKSTLSKLICGFEKPSSGTIYFRGRDISSDTIKERAGRIGMVMQNPNQMISKQMIYDEVALGLVIRGVPEAEIKERVLKTLKICGLYPYRNWPISALSFGQKKRVTIASILVLEPEVIILDEPTAGQDFRHYTEIMEFLVELNRQGVTIIMVTHDMHLMLEYTPRAIVIAGGRKIADDTAVNVLADSRVISEANLKETSLFALAERAGITDPKQFVDRFIAYDREVRQKWQ; translated from the coding sequence ATGAAAAAGCCGGTTATTCAATTCGAAAACTATAGCTTTCAATACCGCAGTCAGACGGAACCGACGCTGCATGGGGTCAACCTGACGATCTATGAAGGGGAAAAGGTTCTCATCGTGGGTCTATCCGGTTCGGGGAAAAGTACACTCGGCCATTGTCTCAATGGCCTTGTTCCCTTTTCTTATAAAGGCAAGGTGTCAGGTACGTTGAACATCAGCGGTGAAAATGTGCAGAAGTTGGACATTTTCTCGCTGTCGAAAAAAGTTGGTACCGTCCTTCAGGACCCCGATGGACAATTTATCGGGCTAACGGTTGCCGAGGATATCGCTTTTGCCCTCGAAAACGATGCCGCCCCGCAAACACAGATGATTGATAAAGTAGCGGAAATCTCAAAAATGGTCGAAATGGAAGGGTATTTAGACTCCTCGCTGCACCATCTTTCCGGGGGGCAAAAACAGCGGGTCTCACTCGCTGGCGTTATGGTCGACGATGTCGAGATCCTTTTGTTTGATGAACCACTGGCCAACCTTGATCCGGCCACAGGAAAATATGCCATTGAGCTGATCGACCGAATCCACGAGGAAACGAACAAAACGGTCGTTATCATCGAGCACCGCTTGGAGGATGTCCTGCACCGCCCGGTTGACCGTATCATTGTCATTGATGACGGCAGAATTATCAGTGACATTCCTCCGGATGAACTTTTAGCTTCCCCCATTTTAGAGCAATGCTTCATCCGTGAGCCGCTTTATGTGAAAGCCGCCAAATATGCCGGCTGTACGATTACACCGGAAATGCGGCCGGCTCATCCTGATACCTTCGCAGTTGAAAGCTGCAAAGACCAATTCATCGACTGGTTTACGAATGCCGAGCACCCTGATCCGCAAGTGAAAAAAGAGCCGGTTTTGGAGTTGAAAGAGATTCATTTTGGTTACACACCGGGGCAGCGAACAATTCAAGATCTTTCTTTTTCGATTGCAAAAGGGGAAATGGTCAGCATTGTTGGTAAAAATGGCGCCGGGAAGTCGACACTGTCGAAACTGATTTGCGGGTTTGAGAAGCCGAGCTCCGGTACCATCTATTTTCGCGGCCGGGATATCAGCAGCGATACGATTAAAGAGCGCGCTGGGAGGATTGGCATGGTGATGCAAAATCCGAATCAGATGATTTCAAAGCAGATGATTTACGATGAAGTGGCGCTTGGCTTGGTGATCCGCGGTGTGCCGGAAGCAGAGATCAAGGAACGGGTCTTAAAGACGCTGAAAATTTGCGGCTTGTATCCGTACCGTAACTGGCCGATTTCGGCGTTAAGCTTCGGGCAGAAAAAGCGGGTCACGATTGCTTCTATTTTAGTACTGGAGCCGGAGGTCATCATTCTCGACGAACCGACCGCGGGCCAGGATTTCCGGCACTATACTGAAATCATGGAGTTTTTGGTGGAGTTGAACCGCCAAGGGGTAACGATTATCATGGTTACCCATGATATGCACCTCATGCTCGAATACACGCCGCGGGCAATTGTTATTGCCGGCGGGCGGAAAATCGCTGATGACACGGCGGTCAATGTTCTCGCGGATTCCCGGGTCATTAGCGAGGCAAATTTAAAGGAAACCTCCTTATTTGCACTGGCCGAGCGGGCGGGAATCACCGACCCGAAGCAGTTTGTCGATCGGTTTATCGCCTATGATCGCGAGGTGAGACAAAAGTGGCAGTAG
- a CDS encoding ECF-type riboflavin transporter substrate-binding protein, with translation MKGNQLSIKTIVAIGIGSAVFVILGRFAVIPTGVPNTNFDTSYGFLALMAVIFGPVAGGLIGLIGHALKDFIFYGSPWWSWVVVSGIVGFLIGLVSKKIDIESGVVTAKKIILFNFTQIIVQAIGWFAIAPSLDVLIYAEPVNKVYLQGLVAGGLNMATVAILGTLLLSIYAKSRSQSGSLTKDV, from the coding sequence GTGAAAGGGAATCAGTTATCTATTAAAACCATCGTGGCGATTGGGATTGGATCAGCTGTATTTGTCATTTTAGGGAGATTCGCGGTTATTCCAACCGGGGTGCCCAATACGAATTTTGACACATCGTACGGCTTTTTAGCATTAATGGCTGTGATCTTCGGACCAGTTGCCGGCGGCTTGATTGGCTTAATCGGCCATGCCTTAAAGGATTTCATTTTCTACGGCTCGCCGTGGTGGAGCTGGGTGGTCGTCTCTGGAATCGTCGGGTTCTTAATCGGCCTTGTTTCCAAGAAAATCGATATCGAATCAGGCGTAGTTACAGCGAAAAAAATCATTTTGTTTAACTTCACGCAAATTATCGTTCAGGCAATCGGCTGGTTCGCGATTGCGCCAAGCTTGGATGTCCTCATTTATGCCGAGCCTGTGAATAAGGTTTATCTGCAAGGTCTTGTCGCCGGCGGGTTAAACATGGCAACCGTCGCAATTCTTGGCACCTTGCTGCTCAGCATCTATGCAAAAAGCCGGAGCCAAAGCGGCAGTTTGACGAAGGATGTTTAA
- a CDS encoding S-adenosyl-l-methionine hydroxide adenosyltransferase family protein, whose protein sequence is MNNNLVLQTDFGTSDGAVSAMYGVAISVNPAIRIFDLTHDIPQYHIWEGSYRLYQTVSYWPEGTVFVSVVDPGVGSERRSIAVKTDLGQYIITPDNGTLTHIKNCIGIQEARIIDETVNRLPHSGESYTFHGRDVYAYTGARLASNHITFEQVGPEVPVDSLIELPKAEPSITNQILTGHIDILDIRFGNLWTNIDRVLFKDFSAEYGDSFEVTIENDTRQVYKNIMTYGRTFADIHLGEPLLYVNSLDKIGVAINQGSFAKAYHIETGASWKISIRKIPKIVYN, encoded by the coding sequence ATGAATAACAATCTCGTGTTGCAAACTGATTTTGGTACAAGTGATGGTGCTGTTAGTGCGATGTACGGTGTGGCGATTTCCGTTAATCCGGCGATCCGGATTTTCGATTTAACTCATGACATTCCCCAGTATCATATTTGGGAAGGGTCCTACCGCTTATATCAGACGGTTTCTTACTGGCCGGAAGGAACGGTGTTTGTTTCCGTTGTCGATCCGGGTGTTGGTTCGGAGCGTAGAAGTATTGCCGTGAAAACGGATTTAGGTCAATATATTATTACTCCGGATAATGGGACGCTGACCCATATTAAAAACTGCATTGGCATTCAAGAGGCGAGAATCATTGATGAGACGGTCAACCGCCTGCCGCATTCCGGGGAATCCTATACATTCCATGGCCGTGATGTCTATGCCTATACTGGGGCAAGGCTCGCATCCAACCACATTACGTTTGAACAAGTGGGTCCGGAGGTGCCGGTGGATTCACTTATCGAGCTGCCAAAGGCGGAGCCGAGTATTACCAACCAAATACTCACAGGCCATATCGACATCCTTGATATTCGCTTCGGGAATCTATGGACAAATATTGACCGCGTGTTGTTTAAAGATTTCTCGGCAGAATATGGCGATTCCTTTGAAGTGACGATTGAAAATGATACCCGCCAGGTTTATAAAAATATTATGACCTATGGCCGGACCTTTGCTGATATTCATTTAGGCGAGCCGCTGTTATATGTGAATTCGCTCGATAAAATTGGCGTGGCGATTAATCAAGGTTCTTTTGCTAAGGCGTACCATATTGAAACAGGGGCTTCCTGGAAAATATCTATTCGCAAAATACCAAAAATTGTTTACAATTAA
- a CDS encoding energy-coupling factor transporter transmembrane component T family protein: MAVEMLSYIERESPVHRLTGVTKLVCFMIWSSIAMLTYDTRVLLFLFLFSIYVFIVSKVRLKEVAFVLLFILFFLLINNLAIYAFSPQEGVAIYGTSHILLDLDSGRYSLTLEQLFYQFNVTLKYFTVIPAALLFIVTTNPSEFAASLNRIGISYRISYAVALALRYIPDVQRDFRTISLSQQARGIDMSRKEKLPKRIKNAASIIIPLILSSLDKIEIISNAMELRGFGKNKKRTWYRSRPFQTIDIITISFFVVMLVVSLIVTFHDGNRFYNPF; this comes from the coding sequence GTGGCAGTAGAAATGCTTTCCTATATAGAGCGTGAATCGCCGGTCCATCGGCTGACGGGTGTCACCAAGCTGGTGTGCTTTATGATTTGGTCGTCCATCGCGATGCTGACGTATGATACGCGCGTGTTGCTTTTTCTTTTCTTATTTAGTATCTATGTGTTTATCGTTTCGAAGGTTAGGTTGAAGGAAGTAGCCTTTGTCCTGCTATTTATTTTGTTTTTTTTGCTCATTAATAATCTTGCAATCTATGCTTTTTCGCCGCAAGAAGGTGTGGCAATTTATGGGACAAGCCATATACTGCTTGATCTTGATAGCGGGCGCTATTCGCTGACGCTTGAGCAGCTGTTCTATCAATTTAATGTGACCCTAAAGTATTTCACAGTCATTCCGGCGGCGCTGCTGTTTATCGTCACAACTAATCCGAGTGAATTTGCCGCATCATTAAACCGGATTGGGATCAGCTACCGCATTTCGTACGCTGTCGCGCTGGCGCTGCGCTACATTCCCGATGTTCAACGCGATTTTCGGACGATCTCGCTCTCCCAGCAAGCCCGCGGGATTGATATGTCGCGCAAAGAAAAGCTGCCGAAGCGGATCAAGAATGCCGCATCGATCATTATCCCGCTCATCCTGTCCAGTCTCGATAAGATTGAGATCATTAGCAATGCAATGGAGCTGCGCGGTTTTGGAAAAAACAAAAAGCGCACCTGGTACAGGTCGCGCCCCTTTCAAACGATCGACATCATTACAATCAGCTTTTTTGTTGTTATGCTAGTGGTATCGTTAATAGTGACCTTTCATGACGGCAATCGGTTTTATAATCCTTTTTGA
- a CDS encoding response regulator transcription factor: MNVVIVDDHPLVRRGLTSILSLDGSMRVLGEATNSKEAMELLQATKPDLALVDLRLADESGLELISEAIRQGSTCKFVVLTSSTEEEDFKRAKETGVDGYVLKEALPEELIHALKIISKGRKYYDPGVFDMLMKTNEHREKVSDFDVLTPKEREVLIELGRGLSNKEISQTLFVTEFTVKKHVSQILAKLELADRTQAALYANVKGLVKYVIH; this comes from the coding sequence ATGAACGTGGTTATTGTTGATGATCATCCGCTTGTTCGCAGAGGATTAACGTCCATCCTTTCGTTGGACGGATCTATGAGGGTACTTGGTGAGGCAACAAATTCAAAAGAAGCAATGGAACTTCTTCAAGCCACTAAACCCGATTTGGCATTAGTCGATCTTCGTTTAGCAGATGAATCTGGTTTGGAGCTTATATCGGAAGCCATTCGACAGGGGTCTACATGTAAATTTGTTGTGCTGACTTCTTCTACAGAGGAGGAAGACTTTAAGCGTGCAAAGGAAACTGGGGTGGACGGTTATGTATTAAAAGAAGCCTTACCGGAAGAGCTAATCCATGCATTAAAAATTATTAGCAAAGGGCGCAAATATTATGATCCAGGTGTATTTGACATGCTGATGAAAACTAATGAGCATCGGGAAAAGGTAAGCGATTTCGACGTGTTAACTCCAAAAGAAAGAGAAGTACTCATTGAACTTGGCAGGGGGCTATCAAATAAAGAAATTTCGCAAACTTTATTTGTTACAGAATTCACTGTAAAAAAACATGTAAGTCAAATATTAGCAAAGCTTGAGCTTGCAGACAGAACACAGGCTGCGTTGTATGCAAACGTAAAAGGGCTGGTCAAGTATGTCATACATTAA
- a CDS encoding N-acetylmuramoyl-L-alanine amidase produces the protein MKLYLDPGHGGTDPGASGNGLNEKDLTLDIALKINSLLNQRYENIEVKMSRTGDTTMSLSQRTNEANAWGADYFMAIHINAGGGTGYEDYIYSCLSDSSATATYRSIIHAEVIKTNQLQDRGMKKANFHVLRESAMPAILSENGFIDRAEDAALMKQASWQQRVAEGHVNGLVKAFNLKPKVAAPAPGILYKVYAGSFQSRQNADDCVVLLNSKGIDSFVVSTNISGVTWYSVQVGAFANRESTEKRLADLKNAGFPDAFISAENTGEDGISLGGKDNAPPATAPSGLSILGPTLLSPEQMRRFVKKVNPNAVDVANYYLTFGEYYGIRGDVAFAQAIHETDYFRFTGIVNPEQNNFAGVGATGQSVSGASFHTPEEGVLAHLQHLYAYAATGPLPEKYPLADPRFHLVTRGSAPTWIALNGKWAVPGSNYGQSILDLYGRMIDTAVQNLQDIRKNI, from the coding sequence ATGAAACTTTATTTAGATCCCGGCCATGGCGGCACGGATCCCGGAGCCTCCGGCAATGGTCTAAATGAAAAAGATCTTACATTAGATATTGCATTGAAAATCAATTCCCTTTTGAATCAACGATATGAAAATATTGAGGTAAAAATGAGCCGGACAGGTGATACGACTATGAGCTTAAGTCAGCGGACAAATGAGGCAAATGCGTGGGGTGCTGATTATTTTATGGCGATTCATATTAACGCCGGAGGAGGAACAGGCTATGAGGATTATATTTACAGCTGCTTATCTGATTCTTCCGCCACCGCAACCTATCGGTCCATCATTCATGCGGAAGTCATAAAAACCAATCAGCTGCAAGATCGCGGGATGAAAAAAGCGAATTTTCATGTTCTGCGCGAATCCGCTATGCCTGCCATCCTATCGGAAAACGGTTTTATCGACCGGGCGGAGGATGCTGCCTTGATGAAACAAGCTTCATGGCAGCAGCGTGTAGCGGAAGGACATGTAAACGGGCTTGTCAAGGCATTTAACCTTAAACCGAAAGTGGCGGCACCCGCTCCCGGTATCCTTTACAAAGTATACGCAGGATCGTTTCAATCAAGACAAAATGCAGACGATTGTGTCGTTTTATTAAACTCAAAAGGGATCGACTCATTTGTCGTTTCGACCAACATCTCTGGTGTGACTTGGTACAGTGTTCAAGTTGGCGCCTTTGCAAATCGCGAAAGTACTGAGAAAAGGCTGGCTGACCTGAAAAATGCGGGCTTTCCCGATGCTTTTATCTCGGCTGAAAACACAGGTGAGGACGGCATTTCACTGGGCGGAAAAGACAACGCACCGCCAGCCACTGCCCCATCTGGATTATCCATTTTAGGTCCAACCCTCCTTTCCCCTGAACAGATGCGCCGCTTTGTGAAAAAAGTCAATCCGAACGCAGTAGATGTAGCAAACTACTATCTCACCTTTGGAGAGTATTATGGCATTAGAGGTGATGTCGCTTTTGCACAAGCAATCCATGAAACAGACTATTTCCGTTTTACCGGAATCGTTAATCCAGAGCAAAATAATTTTGCCGGAGTAGGTGCAACAGGCCAGAGTGTTTCAGGAGCCAGCTTTCATACACCTGAGGAAGGAGTCCTCGCCCACCTTCAGCATTTATATGCTTACGCCGCAACAGGTCCGCTGCCGGAAAAATATCCTTTAGCTGACCCCCGCTTTCATCTCGTAACAAGAGGATCTGCACCAACCTGGATCGCCTTAAACGGAAAATGGGCCGTTCCAGGCAGCAATTATGGTCAATCCATCCTGGATCTTTATGGAAGAATGATTGACACTGCTGTTCAAAATCTCCAGGACATTCGGAAAAATATTTAA
- the kynU gene encoding kynureninase — protein MISNFLPTLEFAKQLDTEDTLSRFREEFYLKPGSIYMDGNSLGLLSKRAERALLKSLEDWKQYGIDGWTMGNHPWFFMAEKLGEKLAPLVGAAAEEVIVTGSTTVNLHQLVATFYKPEGTRTKILADELTFPSDIYALQSQLRNHGYDPDTHLIRVKSRDGRFLEEDDMIEAMTDEIALIVLPTVLYRSGQILDMKRLTDEAHKRGILIGFDGCHSVGSIPHSFSDWDVDFAFWCNYKHLNGGPGGVGGLFVNRKHFGKMPGLAGWFSSKKEKQFDMEHTLTPAVSAGAFQIGTPHVLSMAPLIGSLEIFTEAGIENIRNKSLKINLYLINLIEHELADMGFFIGTPREDARRGGHVSLEHSEAARICKALKENGIIPDFRAPNIIRLAPVALYTSYKEVWEVVQILKKIMIEKQYENYKNEREVVA, from the coding sequence ATGATTTCGAATTTCTTACCAACATTGGAGTTCGCAAAACAATTAGATACAGAAGATACTCTTTCACGCTTTCGCGAAGAGTTTTATTTAAAGCCAGGTTCTATTTATATGGATGGGAACTCATTAGGACTTCTTTCGAAAAGGGCGGAAAGGGCTCTCTTAAAATCCTTGGAAGATTGGAAACAATATGGGATAGATGGCTGGACAATGGGGAATCATCCATGGTTCTTTATGGCTGAAAAACTCGGGGAAAAGCTGGCGCCGTTAGTAGGAGCTGCTGCTGAAGAAGTCATCGTAACAGGTTCTACCACTGTTAATCTGCATCAGCTTGTCGCAACGTTTTATAAACCAGAAGGAACGCGCACCAAAATTTTAGCGGATGAACTAACGTTTCCTTCCGATATTTATGCGCTGCAAAGCCAGCTTAGAAATCATGGCTATGATCCCGATACACATCTCATCCGCGTGAAAAGCCGCGATGGCCGTTTTTTAGAAGAGGATGATATGATCGAAGCGATGACCGATGAGATTGCGTTAATTGTCTTACCGACAGTTCTCTATCGGAGCGGCCAAATATTAGATATGAAACGATTAACGGATGAAGCACATAAACGGGGGATTTTAATCGGCTTTGACGGGTGCCACTCTGTTGGTTCGATTCCGCATTCCTTCAGTGATTGGGATGTAGATTTTGCGTTTTGGTGCAATTATAAACATTTAAACGGCGGGCCAGGTGGTGTAGGCGGTTTATTTGTGAACCGCAAGCATTTTGGAAAAATGCCCGGTCTTGCCGGCTGGTTTAGTTCAAAGAAAGAGAAACAATTCGATATGGAGCACACATTGACACCGGCAGTTTCGGCTGGAGCATTCCAAATTGGTACACCACATGTGCTAAGCATGGCACCATTAATCGGTTCGTTAGAAATTTTTACAGAAGCAGGTATTGAAAATATCCGGAACAAATCTCTTAAAATCAATCTATATTTAATAAATTTAATTGAGCATGAATTAGCCGATATGGGATTTTTCATTGGGACGCCAAGAGAGGATGCACGACGCGGCGGGCATGTGAGCTTAGAGCATAGCGAAGCAGCCCGAATTTGTAAGGCTTTGAAGGAAAATGGAATTATTCCGGATTTTCGAGCACCTAACATCATTCGTCTAGCGCCAGTAGCCCTATATACGTCCTACAAGGAAGTTTGGGAAGTCGTTCAAATTCTTAAAAAAATCATGATCGAAAAGCAATACGAAAATTATAAAAATGAACGTGAAGTAGTCGCTTAA